In one window of Myxocyprinus asiaticus isolate MX2 ecotype Aquarium Trade chromosome 43, UBuf_Myxa_2, whole genome shotgun sequence DNA:
- the LOC127433605 gene encoding immunoglobulin superfamily member 5-like gives MDFFRLGLFLLMMKGVAAQVQLEPQNAAVLRGSQARFNCSTSLPPSVMTWMVNGRLVLTIMGTGVLNSMERFSARNLTTPGNFKWEFIISTVQRDDAGEVTCQVLGGDPRMAKLSVQERGSVEIIGGNRTEVQGVQMEFQCQAVGWFPEPNMSWSINGLSVGNCNSSSIAQGNLFNSNCSLKHTAVINSSIQCFATVPALSTPESSTVFLTVGSIVKATVRDQTILIAVTVAISAAALLYLLIIGIILCRKKSKRKKSNYQEEVRRTQSQNRMPENMRGRDNRGYITDGRGGETPV, from the exons ATGGATTTTTTCAGACTGGGGCTTTTTCTTCTGATGATGAAGG GAGTGGCCGCTCAGGTGCAACTAGAGCCTCAAAATGCAGCTGTCCTCCGCGGTTCACAAGCTCGTTTTAACTGCAGCACATCTCTGCCCCCATCTGTCATGACCTGGATGGTCAACGGACGCTTAGTTCTCACCATTATGGGAACGGGGGTGTTGAACAGTATGGAACGTTTTTCTGCCAGAAATCTTACCACGCCTGGAAATTTTAAGTGGGAGTTTATTATAAGCACTGTACAGAGAGATGATGCTGGTGAAGTCACCTGTCAGGTTTTGGGTGGGGACCCTCGAATGGCAAAACTGTCTGTACAAG AACGTGGTAGTGTGGAGATTATAGGTGGAAATCGGACTGAAGTGCAAGGAGTTCAAATGGAGTTCCAGTGCCAGGCCGTGGGCTGGTTTCCAGAGCCCAACATGTCCTGGTCCATAAATGGGCTGTCAGTGGGAAACTGCAATAGCAGCTCTATAGCTCAGGGAAATCTGTTTAACTCCAACTGCTCGTTGAAGCACACAGCAGTCATAAATTCTTCTATCCAGTGTTTTGCCACAGTTCCTGCCCTGAGTACACCAGAAAGCAGCACTGTCTTTCTTACAGTTG GTTCCATAGTCAAAGCCACTGTAAGAGACCAGACGATATTGATCGCAGTCACCGTGGCCATCAGTGCTGCTGCTCTCCTGTATCTTCTCATCATTGGAATTATTTTATGCCGCAAGAAGAGTAAGAGAAAAA AATCAAATTACCAAGAGGAGGTCAGGAG GACACAATCACAGAACAGGATGCCAGAAAATATGAGAGGTAGGGACAACCGGGGATACATCACAGATGGACGTGGTGGTGAGACTCcagtataa
- the LOC127433837 gene encoding non-histone chromosomal protein HMG-14-like: MPKRSKANNDSEVSEPKRRSERLVNKPAAPKAEPKPKKAPAKPKKAKEPKAAKEEKKEEVPAENGETKADEEASATEEDKKDEEDGE, encoded by the exons ATGCCTAAAAGGAGCAAA GCGAACAATGATTCTGAAGTCTCTGAG CCTAAAAGAAGGTCGGAGAGATTGGTAAAT AAACCTGCAGCCCCAAAGGCGGAGCCTAAGCCAAAG AAGGCACCTGCCAAACCTAAGAAGGCGAAGGAACCCAAGGCGGCCAAGGAGGAGAAGAAAGAGGAGGTGCCCGCAGAAAACGGAGAGACAAAAGCTGATGAGGAG gcatcGGCAACAGAAGAAGACAAGAAAGACGAAGAAGATGGGGAATAA